A stretch of DNA from Acidobacteriota bacterium:
GGCCGCCGCCTTCGCCTCCCGGATTGAGGGTCAGAATGACGGTGGGGCGGAAGGTGCGGATGGTGCGTACGATGTCGCTCAGGATTTCTTCCTTGCCCCATTTCTCGAACGTCTCTTCCACGCTGAAGGAGTAGCCGAAGTCGATGGCCCGGCTGAAGAACTGGCGGGCCCCGTCGAAACGATGCACCGCCAACAGCTCTTCGCTGCGCAGGACGCCGATGGCCTGAAACAACTCGTCGCCGATCTCGTTTTGGCCGCCGTCCCCCCGCGTCAGGGTCAAGAGCCCGGTCCGCAGGCCCTCCCCGCGTCCCAACCGCACCAGGACGGCATTGTTCTCGTCGTCGGGATGAGCCGTCACGTAAAGCACCGACCCGGTCACGCTCAACTTGCGCAAGGCCAGGCCCAGGCCGTTGACACCCTCATCCTCGGGAAGCGGCTGCAACTGGGCGGCCAGAGGCGGCGCCAGGACCGTCAGGATCAGCAAAACCGCCCCCAGGCGGCCCAAGAGCCGAAGGCGGAAGGAAGAGGGTCGTAGAGTAGAAGGCAAGGCCCAAGGCATCGTCATGTCAACTCCATTGTCGAGGAGGGCGCCTGGCCCGATCCCCGCTGGTTCAGCCCCTGTGCGGCCTGGGGACTAGATCGCTCCAAAGTACTCGTGGTCGTACTCTACGCGGGTGATGTGCTCGCGGCGGGGGCCTCCCAGGTATTGCGGAGCCATCAGCCAGCTAAAGGGCGGGCAGATCAAACAGAGAAAGACCGCCAGGCTGACGAAAAGCCATCCGAAGGCCGATCCCAAGGTCTCTTCCCGCAGGATGAACATGGCGCCACTCATCATACTACGAGTGGGCCAGGAGGCCTCAAACCGAGCCTTAAGACCGACCAAAACGCCCAAACTGTTTTTTGCATCGACACTGATGGGAAGGGTGGTGAAAAAGATTTCCACAAGCCCTCTCGACATCCTGTGAATAAGCTGTGACCGTAGAAATGTAAAGCCGCATCGCCGCGAAACGAAACCCAGCCCGCCCGATCTGCACATTCCCTGTGCAAGCCGAAGGCCTGAAAATTCATTCTTGCTTCACGACCTCTTCAAGATTAAATTGTGGGCCGTCCCAAGAGGTGGACGGGTTAGCCGCCAGCCTCGGGCATCGACTCGCAGCGGGTTGGGATTGCATTGGTTGGTTCCAAGGCAGAAGCCCGAAGCGAGAAGTGGAAGATCGCATAAAAGCGGTTCGCCGCTTTTGATCTCCGCGACCTAGCGAAGCTACAACCGAGTTATTATCCTGCGGCTCGGAATTAAGGCCTCGCCAGGGACGAAGTGCCCGCAGGCGACGCCTCTATCAGCGGGACCGATTCCGCTAACAGCTTCTGGAGTTCGCTCCAGAGAGTCAGGAGAACCCCCGCTGATACGGAAGCGGCGGTCGGCCTGAACTTCGGACGGTTCCTTCGGGAGCCCCCGAAGCCAAGTCGATGCAGCGCTTTCGACCGGGAGATCATGAAATCGGGACGTCTTAGGGTGCCCCGAAAGCGAGGGATCTCCGCGGCAGCAAGCGGGCGGTTCGGCCTAGACATCACTTGGGACGTTTTTTTTTCGGCGGTGAACCTTGCGATAGAGGCGGCCCCTCGGGATTCCCAATTCCTGAGCCGCCTGGCGAACGGCGTCGGCGCGGGAAAGCCCCCGCAACCGCTGCAGTCCTTCCACGTAAGCTTCGGCGTCCAGATGCGGCTCCGACTCCCCAGCGCCGCTAGCCCCTTCCACCAGCAGCGTGTATTCGCCCCGTGGAGTCTCGGCCTGCAACGATCCGATGATGTCGCCGAGGGTCCCCAGGTAGTGGGTCTCGTGCAGCTTGGTCAGTTCCCGCGCCAGGAAAGCTCGGCGCTCGCCCAGTACCTCTCTCATGCGTTTCAAGGTGGAGGCCAGCTTGTGAGGAGAGAGATAGAAGATGAGCAGCACCTCTTGAGCCGCCAGTTCCTCGAAGAAGCGTCGCTGTGCGGTAGCCTTGGGGGGAGGGAATCCGGCGAAAAGAAAACGGTCGCAGGGGAGTCCGCTGACCGAGAGGGCGGCCACCGCCGCCGAGGGGCCGGGAATGGGAACCACTTCGATCCCGGCCTGACGGCAAGCCCTCACCAGGCGGTAGCCCGGATCGGAAAGCAGAGGCGTGCCGGCGTCCGAAACCAGGGCGCCGCTCTGCCCGTCCTGCAAGCGCCGCAGCAGTTGAGGCGTGCGCTCCTCCTCGTTGTGTTCGTGGTAGCTGATGAGCGGACGCCCCTGACGGTCCACTCCCAGATGCTCGAGGAGGCGGCCGCTGCGGCGGGTGTCTTCGCAGGCGATCCAATCCGTCTCTTGCAGGACGCGCCGGGCCCGCGGCGACAAGTCTTCGAGGTTGCCCAGGGGGGTGGCCACCACGTAGAGGGATTGGGCCATGCGATTCTCCTCGGGGACGCCTACTTGACGAAATCGAGGCGTCCGGCCCGGGTCAGCGTCTTAACGGCGTCCAGCTTGGCCTCGGGCAGAGCTCCGGGAAGATCGCCGTCAGCCACCTGAATGCGAAAACTCAGATCTTTGTAGCTCTTGCCTTTGAGCCCCAGTTCCTTCCAGCGGAAGAGCCACTCCATCGTGACCTTTTCCTCTTCGGCCACCACCGAGATCAAGGGAGGGCTGGATGCCATTTCCAGCCGTTCCTTGCCGATGCGGCGAGCCCATGAGAAGGGTCCGCGGCCCTCGGCCCGAGGCGAAATCCAGGCGTAGTAATTGTAATTCTTGCGGCTCAGCTCAAGGTTGAGGTTGTCGTAAAAGACCATGCGGATGCGGCGGCGTCCCTGGGGAGAGATCCAAACCGCCTCCTGGCGGGGTATGTCGAGCACGTCCCATTGATCGTCCTGCCACTGCACCGCCATGTAGAGCCCCTGCTTGTCCCACACGGCGCGCACCTCGACCCTGAGATCGTTTTCCGCGAAACTTCCCTCGCTTCGGACGCCGGAAGCCCCCGGCGTCAGGAGCAGCGGTTCAACGCCCTGCCATTCGTCGAGGCGCCCGTCCATCTGCACAAACCCCTCATTGACCCGGGAGATGGTCCAGGTCTGTGCGTCGAGTTGAGAACTCATCCACGCTGCCGCCAGCAACAACCAAAACATTCGATTGAGCATGCCTTCTTTGTACCAGAAGCGGCCCCTGGCTGCGGCCTCGATACCAGGACAACGGGTCCTGCCGGGGGCAGGCTCCCGGTGCCTGGCCGGCGCTTGGCGCGGGGAAAACGGCTTGCGTATACTGAGGGACCGATAGAGAAAACCCATGGCGGGATATTCCTGGAGGAAAAGATGCCTAAGCGCAGTTGGCTATTGATCGTTCTTTTGGCTTGTGTGACGGTGGGGACCGCACTGGCTCAGGACCCCGAAAACTACCGGATGCCGCCAGCCGAAGTGGTCGACATTCTGGATCATCCGCCCACGCCTTATGTCAGCGTCTCGCCTGACCACCGCTGGGTGTTGCTGCTGCACCGCGCCAGCATGCCCTCCATCGAAGAGGTGTCGCGTCCTATCCTGCGCCTGGCGGGAATGCGCTTCGATCCCTCCACCAACGGATCGATCATCGCCCGCAGTCCCCTCATCACCCGCTTGACCTTCAAGCACATCTCCCAGGGCGGGCGCGTCCCCATTCTGCTGGACAGCAAGCAGGGACGCCTGGGATTCGCCTCCTGGTCTCCCGACGGCAGCCGCATCGCCTTCACCCGCACCACCAGCCAAGGCATTGAACTGTGGGCCGCCGAGGTCCCCCAGGAAGTGCCCAGCGACGAGGCCCGTCAGAGAAGGGGAGACGAGCAAGGCGATGGAGACGAGGATGAGGCGCAGGAAGAGGATGAAGAAGATCCCACCATACCGCCGGTGCAAGCCCGCCGCCTGGGCCATGCCCATCTCAACGCCATCATGGGGTTTCCCTGCACCTGGGCCACCGATTCGGCCTCCTTGCTGTGCCGCTTCGTGCCCGAGGACAGGGGTGCGCCGCCGCTGCCGCCCCAGGTTCCTTCCGGCCCGGTTGTGCTGGAATCGGACGAGGGCAAGAGCCAGGTGCGCACCTATCAGGACTTGCTGGAAGACCGCCACGACGAAGAACTCTTCGCCCACTACGTGAGCTCGCGACTCTACTGGGTGGACGTCTCCGACGGGAGGCGCCGGCCGCTGGGGGAAGCCGCTCTCTACGACTCAGTTCGCATCTCTCCCGACGGACGTTTTCTGCTGGTGGAGCGCATCACCCCTCCCTTCTCGCGTTCCGTGCCCCACTACTATTTTCCCCGCTCCTTCGAGGTGTGGGACCGGGACGGCCGACTGGTTCATGAAGTGGCCCGCCTCCCCCTTCACGATCAAGTCCCCATCGGAGGCGTCCCCACCGGGCCCCGCAACATAAGCTGGGCGGAAGCGCAGCCCGCCACCCTCTCCTGGAGGGAGGCGCTGGACGGAGGCAACCCCCGCAGCGAAGCCGAGCACCGCGACAAGCTCATGCTGCTGGACGCGCCCTTCCAGGATCAGCCCCGCGAGATGCTGCGGACTGAGGAACGCACCCGCGGCTGGGACTGGACGCAAACGGGAGCGGCGCTGGTGACCGAGATGAACCGGCGCAAGCAGTTCATCCGTTCCTGGCTGGCGGAACCCGGCCAGGACGGCCGGTGGAACCTGACCAAGCTGGACGAAAGGGGACTCTACGACGCCTACGCCGATCCCGGAGATCCAGTATCGGCACCCACCGAAAGCGGCCACTCGCTCATCATTCAGCAGGGCGACTGGATACTGCTGTCGGGGCGAGGCGCTTCGCCTCAGGGCGACCGTCCCTTCCTCGACCGCTACAACGTCCGCAGCCAGGAAAAGCAGCGCCTCTTTCAGTCGGGGCCGGGAACCTACGAGACGGTTTCAGAAGTGCTCGACCCGCAGGGGACGCGCATCATCACCCGGCTGGAAACGCCTACCGATCCGCCCAACTACCTGCTGCGCAACCTCGAGAGCGGACGCAGCCACGCCATCACCGCCTTCACCGATCCCGCCCCCCAATTGCGCCAGGTCAAGAAACAGCTCGTCACCTACGCCCGGGCCGACGGAATCGAACTCTCGGGCACCCTCTACCTGCCCGCCGGATACCAGCAAGGCACCCGCCTGCCGGTCGTGATGTGGGCCTACCCGCGTGAATACAACGACCCCGACATCGCCGGTCAAGTGCGGGGATCGACCAACCGTTTCACCAACTTCCGCGGGCCCAGCCACCTCTTTTTCCTGACCCAGGGCTATGCCGTGCTGGACGGCCCGGCCATGCCCGTGGTGGGCGAAGAGGGCAACGACACCTTCGTCGAGCAGTTGGTGATGAATGCCGAAGCGGCCATCGACAAGCTGGTCGAGATGGGCGTGGCCGATCCTGACCGCATCGGAATCGGCGGACACAGCTACGGCGCCTTCATGACCGCCAACCTGCTGGCTCATTCCGACCTCTTCCGGGCCGGAATCGCCCGCTCGGGCGCCTACAACCGCACCTTGACGCCTTTCGGATTCCAGAACGAGCGGCGCACCTTCTGGGAAGCTCCCGAGGTCTACTTCTCGATGTCTCCCTTCATGCACGCCCA
This window harbors:
- the rsmI gene encoding 16S rRNA (cytidine(1402)-2'-O)-methyltransferase yields the protein MAQSLYVVATPLGNLEDLSPRARRVLQETDWIACEDTRRSGRLLEHLGVDRQGRPLISYHEHNEEERTPQLLRRLQDGQSGALVSDAGTPLLSDPGYRLVRACRQAGIEVVPIPGPSAAVAALSVSGLPCDRFLFAGFPPPKATAQRRFFEELAAQEVLLIFYLSPHKLASTLKRMREVLGERRAFLARELTKLHETHYLGTLGDIIGSLQAETPRGEYTLLVEGASGAGESEPHLDAEAYVEGLQRLRGLSRADAVRQAAQELGIPRGRLYRKVHRRKKNVPSDV
- a CDS encoding prolyl oligopeptidase family serine peptidase, which codes for MPKRSWLLIVLLACVTVGTALAQDPENYRMPPAEVVDILDHPPTPYVSVSPDHRWVLLLHRASMPSIEEVSRPILRLAGMRFDPSTNGSIIARSPLITRLTFKHISQGGRVPILLDSKQGRLGFASWSPDGSRIAFTRTTSQGIELWAAEVPQEVPSDEARQRRGDEQGDGDEDEAQEEDEEDPTIPPVQARRLGHAHLNAIMGFPCTWATDSASLLCRFVPEDRGAPPLPPQVPSGPVVLESDEGKSQVRTYQDLLEDRHDEELFAHYVSSRLYWVDVSDGRRRPLGEAALYDSVRISPDGRFLLVERITPPFSRSVPHYYFPRSFEVWDRDGRLVHEVARLPLHDQVPIGGVPTGPRNISWAEAQPATLSWREALDGGNPRSEAEHRDKLMLLDAPFQDQPREMLRTEERTRGWDWTQTGAALVTEMNRRKQFIRSWLAEPGQDGRWNLTKLDERGLYDAYADPGDPVSAPTESGHSLIIQQGDWILLSGRGASPQGDRPFLDRYNVRSQEKQRLFQSGPGTYETVSEVLDPQGTRIITRLETPTDPPNYLLRNLESGRSHAITAFTDPAPQLRQVKKQLVTYARADGIELSGTLYLPAGYQQGTRLPVVMWAYPREYNDPDIAGQVRGSTNRFTNFRGPSHLFFLTQGYAVLDGPAMPVVGEEGNDTFVEQLVMNAEAAIDKLVEMGVADPDRIGIGGHSYGAFMTANLLAHSDLFRAGIARSGAYNRTLTPFGFQNERRTFWEAPEVYFSMSPFMHAHKLDEPILLIHGQADNNSGTFPIQSERLYHALNGLGGTARLVMLPNESHGYRARESVLHAVAEMIDWFDHYVKNAPRRVFSEETQSRD